Proteins from one Panicum virgatum strain AP13 chromosome 7K, P.virgatum_v5, whole genome shotgun sequence genomic window:
- the LOC120639687 gene encoding ABC transporter G family member 1-like, with product MIFNVKPKFTEVFLTWRDVSVTAVDENGRHKQILDRITGCARPGQVLALMGASGSGKTTLLDTLSGRLGVDMNGTGDILINGRRKRLSYGTLAYVTQENTLMTTLTVSEAIRYSALLQLPGSMPLAKKLTRADRAIWEMGLGAVASSRIGGRVCKGISGGERKRVSICMELLASPRLLFLDEPTSGLDSAAAYHVLAHIARLARTTGTTVVAAVHQPSTEVFDLFHGLCLLANGRMVYFGPTPEAAEFFTANGFPCPLRRNPSDHYLRIINKDFDEEIKNGSSLKSPSAAEAIETLINSFRSLHSLATNIQTIGTENDVPPLIKERQAGFFIKLLVLIRRSCVNMHRDIGYYWLRFAIFTCVCLCIGSIFYNIGDTSMGSIQARVSLIMCITTILTMTSLGGFPSFAEDMKVFRKERLNGHYGATAFVIANTLSSAPFLGLMCIIPGAIIYYMTGLQRGMDHFIYFVAVLWANTMLVEGLMMTVAAMVPDILLGVALGSGIQALLLLSCGFFRFPDDLPKPIWKYPMYFISYHKYGMQGLYKNEFLGLAFGDQLNPNGLLTGGDHVLKRLQVEMGYSKWVDLAILCAMVIIYRATFLAMIKLAETRGPIIKCRCMKV from the exons atgattttcaacgtgaaacccaaattcacgga GGTTTTCCTCACCTGGCGGGATGTTTCGGTGACGGCTGTCGACGAGAATGGGAGGCACAAGCAGATTCTCGACCGGATCACCGGCTGCGCCCGCCCCGGCCAAGTGCTGGCTCTCATGGGAGCCTCCGGCAGCGGCAAGACCACGCTTCTCGACACCCTGTCCG GTCGACTCGGGGTAGACATGAATGGCACAGGCGACATCTTGATCAATGGCCGGCGGAAAAGGCTTTCTTACGGCACCTTG GCCTATGTAACCCAAGAGAACACGCTGATGACCACGCTGACGGTGAGCGAAGCCATCCGCTACTCGGCGCTGCTCCAGCTGCCGGGCTCCATGCCGCTGGCCAAGAAGCTGACGCGCGCCGACCGCGCCATCTGGGAGATGGGGCTGGGCGCGGTGGCCAGCTCGCGGATCGGCGGCCGGGTGTGCAAGGGCATCAGCGGCGGGGAGAGGAAGCGGGTGAGCATCTGCATGGAGCTGCTCGCGTCGCCGCGCCTGCTCTTCCTCGACGAGCCCACCAGCGGGCTCGATAGCGCCGCTGCGTACCATGTCTTGGCGCACATCGCCAGGCTCGCGAGGACCACGGGGACAACGGTGGTCGCCGCCGTTCACCAGCCGAGCACGGAGGTGTTCGACCTCTTCCATGGGCTCTGCCTGCTTGCGAATGGGAGGATGGTGTACTTTGGGCCAACTCCTGAGGCAGCTGAG TTCTTCACAGCCAATGGCTTTCCTTGTCCCTTGAGGAGGAATCCTTCTGATCACTACCTACGAATTATAAACAAAGATTTTGATGAG GAAATAAAAAACGGATCCAGTCTCAAGTCTCCAAGTGCAGCTGAAGCTATTGAAACTCTCATTAACTCTTTCAGATCTCTCCATAGTTTGGCAACCAACATTCAGACCATTGGGACAGAGAATGAT GTTCCGCCATTAATTAAGGAAAGGCAAGCTGGTTTCTTCATCAAATTGCTTGTGCTCATCAGAAGATCATGCGTCAATATGCACCGAGACATAGGCTACTACTGGTTGAGATTTGCAATTTTCACTTGTGTCTGCCTCTGCATTGGCAGTATTTTCTATAATATTGGCGACACTAGTATGGGATCCATCCAG GCTAGAGTATCATTGATCATGTGTATAACAACAATACTGACAATGACTTCACTTGGAGGATTCCCATCTTTTGCAGAGGACATGAAG GTATTTCGAAAGGAAAGGCTGAATGGGCATTATGGTGCCACTGCATTTGTGATCGCCAACACACTCTCATCAGCTCCATTCTTAGGATTAATGTGCATAATACCAGGTGCAATAATATACTACATGACTGGTCTCCAACGAGGAATGGACCATTTCATCTACTTTGTGGCAGTATTGTGGGCAAATACAATGCTAGTGGAAGGACTGATGATGACTGTTGCAGCGATGGTGCCTGATATTCTCCTTGGGGTCGCCCTTGGATCTGGAATACAAGCGCTCCTGCTGCTCAGTTGTGGATTCTTCAGGTTCCCTGATGACCTCCCAAAACCTATATGGAAGTACCCAATGTACTTCATCTCCTATCACAAGTACGGAATGCAGGGATTGTACAAGAACGAATTCCTTGGATTAGCATTTGGGGACCAACTGAATCCTAATGGACTTCTCACGGGAGGTGACCACGTACTAAAGAGATTACAAGTGGAGATGGGCTACTCTAAGTGGGTAGATCTTGCAATTTTGTGTGCAATGGTTATAATCTACCGGGCAACTTTCTTGGCTATGATAAAGCTGGCTGAGACGCGTGGACCGATCATCAAATGTCGATGTATGAAAGTTTAA